One genomic window of Quercus robur chromosome 6, dhQueRobu3.1, whole genome shotgun sequence includes the following:
- the LOC126732881 gene encoding scarecrow-like protein 32, producing MPWPGFPTSKSLASFGDANCMEQLLVHCANAIESNDATLAQQILWVLNNIAPPDGDSNQRLTCGFLRALIARAANSGSCKMLAAMANAHSNLAMDVYKFSIIELASFVDLTPWHRFGFTAANAAILDAVEGYTAIHIVDLSMTHCMQIPTLVDAIASRHEVPPLLKLTVVTSLEDVPPILDLSYDELGSRLVNFARSKNVMMEFRVIPSSYKDGFANLIEQLRVQNYLYAESNEALVINCHMMLHYIPEETLVAIPTSNSSLYAFECSPSSSLRTMFLKALRSLDPTIVVVVDEDADFTSNNLVCRLRSAFNYLWIPYDTMDSFLPRGSMQRLWYEADICWKIENVIAHEGFQRVERLEPKSRWVQRMRNANFRGIAFGEDAVSEVKTMLDEHAAGWGLKKEEEDLVLTWKGHNVLFATAWVLA from the coding sequence ATGCCGTGGCCTGGCTTTCCTACCTCAAAGTCCTTAGCAAGTTTTGGTGATGCCAATTGCATGGAGCAACTACTAGTCCATTGTGCCAACGCAATTGAAAGCAACGATGCCACTCTAGCCCAACAAATCCTGTGGGTCTTAAACAACATTGCACCCCCAGACGGCGACTCAAATCAACGACTTACTTGCGGGTTCCTCCGAGCTCTTATTGCACGCGCAGCCAACAGTGGAAGTTGCAAAATGCTAGCAGCTATGGCAAATGCTCATAGCAATCTTGCTATGGACGTATACAAATTCTCAATTATTGAGCTTGCTAGCTTTGTGGACTTAACTCCTTGGCATCGGTTTGGATTCACAGCAGCCAATGCAGCAATTCTTGATGCTGTTGAAGGGTACACAGCCATTCACATTGTTGATTTAAGCATGACACATTGCATGCAGattcctacacttgttgatgcTATAGCTAGTCGTCACGAGGTCCCTCCTCTACTCAAGCTCACCGTAGTCACTTCCTTAGAAGACGTCCCGCCCATCCTTGACCTTTCCTACGACGAATTGGGTTCAAGGTTGGTTAATTTCGCTAGGTCTAAGAATGTTATGATGGAATTTAGAGTGATTCCTTCAAGTTATAAAGATGGGTTTGCCAACTTAATCGAACAACTTCGGGTGCAAAATTATCTATACGCAGAAAGCAATGAGGCACTAGTTATTAATTGCCACATGATGCTTCATTACATTCCAGAAGAAACCCTTGTAGCAATTCCCACTTCAAATTCAAGCCTTTATGCTTTTGAATGTTCACCGAGTTCCTCTCTTCGAACCATGTTTCTCAAAGCGCTTCGAAGTTTAGACCCCACCATTGTTGTTGTAGTAGACGAAGATGCAGATTTTACATCAAATAATTTGGTGTGTAGGTTGAGGTCAGCATTTAATTATCTATGGATACCTTATGATACAATGGACTCATTTCTTCCGCGGGGGAGTATGCAGAGGCTGTGGTATGAAGCCGATATTTGCTGGAAAATTGAGAATGTGATAGCACATGAGGGCTTTCAGAGGGTAGAGAGGCTTGAGCCTAAAAGCCGGTGGGTGCAACGAATGAGAAATGCCAATTTTCGCGGCATTGCCTTTGGTGAGGATGCGGTCTCGGAGGTTAAGACCATGCTAGATGAGCATGCAGCTGGGTGGGgattgaagaaggaagaagaagatctTGTGCTCACATGGAAAGGACATAATGTTCTGTTTGCCACAGCTTGGGTGCTTGCTTGA